tgttaccgttaccgttgctgctgtcactactatcaaaactatcatattactttgctattgattacttgctgcagataattaatctccaggtgtggttgaattgacaactcagctgctaataccttcaaatattctttggctccccttgtgtcgaatctaaaaatttgggttgaatactctaccctcgaaaactattgcggtcccctatacttgtgggttatcaaggagGAGCATGCAAGTGCAGTCCCCTCCACGACAGCGAGAACCTCAGCGACAAAGCCAGCGGATCAATGCCCATGACGACGTGTCCATGGTGTCGTCTGATCTGCGAGCTCACCGCGATCAGCGTCAAGTTCTGCAAGAACGGTGTGGAGAAGATGCCGGTACTACCATCGAACAGGGACGGGAAGTAAGCTGACAATCTGGCAGGTGTGCAAGATCAGCTGTTGATGAGCCTGTGCTAGGGGACAACGGTGGCCTACCTTACAAGGTAGGTTGTCCGGCGTTTACCTATGAGCTGCAGCAAGTCCAGTGGCCCAATTCCCGAAACTTCAAGTCAGAGGTGGAGAAGTATGACGACAAGACGCTCCCATCGAAGTTCCTAAGCATTTACACCTTTGCGgtgcaagctgctggagctcaCGATGACAAGATTTTCGCTAACTATTTCCCATTGGTGCTCAAGCCCAATGTCAGGTTGTGGTTGATGAACTTGTGGGAGGGTTCCATTTCCTGTGGGTCTCATCTGTGCCACAAATTTATTGGCGCCTTTACGGGTGGCCACAAGGTTATGGGCCAAGAAATAGACCTGCAGTTGATTCCTCAGAAGGAGGAAGAATTGCTCCACAAGTACATACAGAGATTCTGTCGTGTGCAACGTAACATTCCCAATATCCACCCCGCAATAATCATTTCCGCATTCCATCAGAACATGAGGAACCGCAAGATGCAGGAAGAGATGGCCATGACAAGGGCGAGGGTGGTTTCCGAGCTATATGCTCTGGCTGACAAGTGTGCATGGGCTGAGGAGGGGAGGAGACTTCCTGGAGAAAAGGTTGGCACAGAATCTGATTCAGAGGATGATGATGCCGCCAACACATCAAAGAAGAAAAACCGCAAGTGCGATAGGAAGTGCAAGGGCAAAGTTGTCCTTGTCATGGAGGGATCCGGCAATAGTGGCCCTGCCAAGAAGGCTAAGGCTGAGAGCTCCGGCAAGGAGGTTGTCAGGTGCGCCTCGTGCCAAGCCTTGGTGACTGCTGATCAGACCGGAGGCTCCGATTAGCAGTACTACAAGATCCACCACAACTAAAGCTATGATCTTTAAGACTGCCAGCAAGTGGAGCAGCTTGCGGAGAAGAAGAAGGCTGAATATGGGAAAATAGATAAAGAGAAGGAAAACAATGCAgacagatccggcaagaagcatggtgGCCGAGGAGGTGGCTGCGGTAATACCAACCAGTAGAAGGAGAAGCCCGCGAGAGGTCGAGACAAGAAGGAAGAtcatgatgacgatgatgaaaaAGATGACGACGCATCAAGTGAGACAGAGTTCCAGAAGGCAACGAAAGCAATGTGCATTGAtggaggtgcatctttgcactctTCTCACCGCCAACTCAAACAGTGGGTGCGTGAAGTCAATGCTACAAAGCTGGTCGTGTGAGCCCAAAATCCATTGAGATGGTCCAACACGCCTATTATCTTTGATGCTAAGGACCACCCtaatcgcacaactgcggtcgggtgtttgccattgttggtttcaccaatgaTACACAACCTCAAAGTGACAAAGATGCTAGCTGACGGTGGGTCCGGTCTCAACTTGATCTCACCTGatgtgatcaagaggctgcagATTCCAGAAGAGGATTTGAAGAAGACTGGCATGTTCCAAGGAATCAATCCAGGAAGAAGCCAGCCGAACGGCAAAATCACCTTGCCGGTGACGTTTGGCAGTGAGCTCAATTACAGGATGGAGAAAATCATCTTTGACGTCGTTAAGATTTCATTACCTTACAATGGAATCCTTGGACGCCCGGCACTTGCGAAGTTTATGGCTGCATCCCATTATGCCTACAacatgctgaagatgcctgggacgATAAGTGTCATCACCATCAACTCTGACAAGAAAGATGCATTGATCTGTGCTGATCAACtataccgggaagcagttgcagcatcTGTCGACAAGGCATTTGCTCCCGCCGACAAAGCTCCCagggggaagaagaggaagaagaccggcaagaccacTAGCTCTGGCAAGCACGCCTATTTGGATTGTTGCACTCCCATTGAGGATGTGCCATAGAGCTCTGCTGGCAACAGCGAGAAGAACAAGGCTGCTccaccagaaaccaagaaggtgtccgccaaGGAGGATGGCGAGGGGGGAACTTTCACCATAAGTTCAACCCTTgacgacaaataggaaagcgcgctcgttgccttcctgcgagCGAATGTTGATGTGTTTGCATGGAAATCATCTGACATCCCTGGTGTTCCTAGGGGGGGgtaattgagcaccaccttgtCGTCTGCCCTCACACGCGGCCTGTTAAGCAAAAGGTGTGGAAGCAAGCCTTGGAGTGGCACCAATTCATTgccgaagagatcaagaaactagaagcggcaggtttggttaGAGGTGTACTCCATCCCGCGTGGTTGGCTAATCCACTTGTTGTACGCAAGGCGAACGGCAGGCGGCGGCTTTGCATTGATTATAAAGATATCAATAAAGCTTGCCCAAAAGacccattgtcggtgtcaaaaccggcagatctcgggtaggggtcccaagctgtgtgtcatggatcgatgggtaacaagagacaggggacacgatgtttacccaggttcgggccctcttaatggaggtaataccctacttcctgcttgattgatcttgatgaatatagagattacaagagttgatctacctcgagatcatatgttgtggtctaaaccctaggggtatgatgattaatgtcataatgatctatcgactagcctggccttggcttatataatgcaccagaggcctaggatatcAGGAGTTctagccgaatacgttggtggagaggagtccttgtcttgatcaccaagtcttgtggaatactccttgtatgcggcatgggctgcccgaagtggcccatgagtgaaccgccatgggggtcctcggcccaatccacctggtcgggagacgatgtggtgagtaccccctagtccaggacaccgtcagtagccccctgaaccggtcttcaagttggggacgctcctcgatccttccgaactgttcttcatcttcggtcgtcggtcttgaaaactggttcaacaaatcttctcatcttcgatcttgaggatcgccgaagtgaatccgaagagtttacatgtcgggtatccgaggagcccctttaagttctcggccttattattattatttacgccacacctcgggtttgaagttgttcccgtgcggcggtgtcctcttgcatccgagctccaacgccagactgcattcgagatatcttttgcagccgagcaccaacgccggactatatccgagctccaacgccggactatatccgaggtgtcatagatcaccttggcttgaaaaagtttgaaggaggttatccgagtttaacgctgaaaagttctctatggaacgagccatttgaatccgagctttatgccggaccaCTTCCGAGCTCCAACGATGGTCAACATCCGAGGTGTCGTAAACTACCTCAGTCTTTTAAAAGATTGAACGAATTCAGCCGAGCTTAATGctggaaatgccctctatggagcca
This sequence is a window from Aegilops tauschii subsp. strangulata cultivar AL8/78 chromosome 7, Aet v6.0, whole genome shotgun sequence. Protein-coding genes within it:
- the LOC120968876 gene encoding uncharacterized protein encodes the protein MLADGGSGLNLISPDVIKRLQIPEEDLKKTGMFQGINPGRSQPNGKITLPVTFGSELNYRMEKIIFDVVKISLPYNGILGRPALAKFMAASHYAYNMLKMPGTISVITINSDKKDALICADQLYREAVAASVDKAFAPADKAPRGKKRKKTGKTTSSGKHAYLDCCTPIEDVP